In the genome of Massilibacillus massiliensis, one region contains:
- a CDS encoding alpha/beta hydrolase: MKNKFSKVYMVIICLFILLLMAVGCAASPQKAASLDIGSGMFTMPETTGVNKDDLQVFYYRPAGWTPDKPIVIVQHGLQRNAEEYRDGWKTYADQYNLLVVCPQYSEAKYPGVRYYNTGNVSDTDHDKGNLQPKNQWVFPVINHVIAEARIRSGATGNNVAVFGHSAGAQLVHRYVLFGGQTQAKRIISANAGWYSMPDTTVDFPYGIKNMSMNKEELAQAFAKPVTILLGEQDIKRSKVLRKTPEADAQGANRFERGSQFFEEAKAKAAELGVPFHWQLIRVPGVGHDDVGMAAAAAKLIAEGEV; the protein is encoded by the coding sequence ATGAAAAATAAATTTTCTAAAGTATATATGGTTATTATTTGTCTTTTTATTCTATTACTGATGGCAGTCGGTTGTGCTGCTAGTCCACAAAAAGCGGCATCATTGGATATCGGGTCAGGCATGTTTACGATGCCGGAAACTACAGGTGTTAATAAGGATGATCTTCAGGTTTTTTATTATCGTCCAGCCGGATGGACTCCGGATAAACCAATTGTTATTGTACAGCATGGGTTGCAGCGTAATGCAGAGGAGTATCGTGATGGCTGGAAGACATATGCAGATCAGTATAATTTATTGGTCGTATGTCCACAATATTCTGAAGCAAAGTACCCGGGGGTGCGTTACTATAATACAGGAAATGTATCAGATACGGATCATGATAAAGGAAATTTACAACCCAAAAATCAATGGGTTTTTCCGGTGATTAACCATGTGATTGCTGAAGCACGGATACGATCGGGCGCCACGGGTAATAACGTTGCAGTTTTCGGACATTCAGCTGGTGCACAGTTAGTCCATAGATATGTACTTTTCGGCGGACAAACACAGGCGAAGAGAATCATTTCAGCGAATGCTGGCTGGTATTCGATGCCAGATACAACTGTAGATTTTCCTTATGGAATTAAAAATATGTCGATGAACAAAGAAGAGCTGGCGCAAGCATTTGCAAAACCAGTAACGATTTTATTAGGTGAGCAGGATATTAAAAGAAGTAAGGTACTTCGTAAAACACCAGAGGCGGATGCACAAGGGGCAAATCGTTTTGAACGGGGAAGCCAATTCTTTGAGGAAGCAAAAGCAAAAGCAGCAGAATTGGGCGTACCTTTTCATTGGCAATTAATTAGGGTCCCAGGTGTTGGACATGATGATGTCGGAATGGCAGCAGCAGCAGCAAAGCTGATTGCTGAGGGAGAGGTATAA
- a CDS encoding PTS sugar transporter subunit IIA produces the protein MNIEGFITTDLIRLKENVSDRKAAIRKLGQCLLEKGYIKPAYIENVLKREVNFPTGIKLLKNGIAIPHASPEKTVVKNGIAILQLADSVVFHRMENSDETVAVNLIFLLALKESNQHLTMLQKLFAMLQEESCIDVLLNSSNEEEIKNLMLSKLKDKSEEERV, from the coding sequence GTGAATATAGAAGGGTTTATTACAACAGATCTAATTCGCCTTAAGGAAAATGTGAGCGACAGGAAAGCGGCAATTCGAAAATTAGGACAGTGTTTGCTGGAAAAAGGGTATATAAAACCGGCATATATTGAGAATGTTTTAAAAAGAGAAGTCAATTTTCCTACAGGAATAAAGTTGCTGAAAAATGGAATTGCCATACCACATGCAAGTCCCGAAAAAACTGTAGTGAAAAATGGAATTGCGATATTGCAATTGGCTGATTCAGTTGTGTTTCATCGCATGGAAAATAGTGATGAAACCGTGGCGGTCAACCTGATATTTTTGCTGGCATTAAAGGAAAGCAATCAGCATTTAACGATGCTGCAAAAATTATTTGCAATGTTGCAGGAAGAGAGCTGTATTGATGTATTGTTAAATTCCAGTAACGAAGAAGAAATTAAAAATCTGATGCTAAGTAAGTTAAAAGATAAATCTGAGGAGGAACGAGTATGA
- a CDS encoding BglG family transcription antiterminator, with amino-acid sequence MNYAMNGMIAKLKLSQRGDDMNTPNERILKIFKLLMKHDAGITGEELSKLVGVSSRTIRSDMKSLHSYLKDKGAAVHSTSRAGYSLIVTNQESFKEMGFIDQAVNRVNLTSNEARVFYIIKKLLFNALQNKQITQMDLADEMFISISTLKLSLKEVEKKIAKYALRVIRYKSKGIQISGNEAQLRYCISEYIFNREQQAFIYTNQFYREFFKEIALDKIQEIILAVTAAKSMKLTDISIKNLLIHTAIAIKRAKYENQIVYTISQAKKIEKTIEFQVAKGIIEEIYKQLNIDIAMSEIYYIAQHLIASKKYLDVSSEEPTDHIEDMLKQILFKIDEVVKIDFSSDQNLIKGLMLHLKAALTRMKFQMNIRNEVLEVIKSEYPLAFQIAVIASSVIEKMETIHVDENEIGYIAIHFGAALSRKGIKDEANLKKAIIVCATGIGTAILIKTKIEEHFKNQIQVVKTIAGYELDEIAVNDIDIILTTIPIEHIQSEKIMRVTNLLNKNELDSIENYLFRAGIHEEIAYEKFFSEDCFYKNMPFKNKQEVLDFMTNEMIKRKYMSEQTKLSVFEREGASSTEIGNLVAIPHPMYNDMDLSSIAILILDKPILWDEQPVQVVFLINIAKDNAALWETVFLKLFEYLVKENGVKALIREKSYQKFMKSFRRRWTL; translated from the coding sequence ATGAACTATGCTATGAATGGAATGATTGCTAAACTAAAATTAAGCCAGAGGGGTGATGACATGAATACACCAAACGAGCGAATTTTAAAAATTTTTAAATTGTTGATGAAACATGATGCAGGTATTACAGGCGAAGAATTGTCCAAACTGGTGGGGGTATCGTCAAGAACCATTCGTAGTGATATGAAGAGTTTGCATAGTTATTTGAAAGATAAGGGGGCGGCGGTTCACTCAACGAGTAGAGCTGGCTATAGTTTGATTGTTACGAATCAAGAGTCTTTTAAAGAAATGGGGTTTATCGATCAAGCAGTAAATAGAGTGAATTTAACATCAAACGAGGCGAGGGTGTTTTATATTATTAAAAAACTGTTGTTTAATGCATTGCAGAATAAGCAAATTACGCAAATGGATTTAGCAGATGAGATGTTTATTAGTATATCAACACTGAAACTCAGCCTGAAAGAAGTCGAGAAAAAAATAGCAAAGTATGCCCTTCGGGTTATTCGTTATAAAAGTAAAGGGATACAGATTTCAGGGAATGAAGCCCAGCTTAGATATTGTATTTCGGAGTATATATTTAATCGCGAGCAGCAGGCGTTTATTTATACAAATCAATTTTATCGAGAGTTTTTTAAAGAAATTGCGCTGGATAAAATTCAAGAGATTATTCTTGCTGTAACAGCCGCCAAATCTATGAAATTGACGGATATATCGATTAAAAATCTATTGATTCATACGGCGATTGCAATTAAACGAGCTAAATATGAAAATCAAATTGTGTATACGATTAGTCAGGCAAAAAAGATTGAAAAAACAATAGAATTTCAGGTTGCTAAGGGAATCATTGAGGAAATTTACAAACAGTTAAATATCGATATTGCAATGAGTGAAATTTATTATATTGCACAGCATTTAATTGCAAGTAAAAAATATTTAGATGTAAGTTCTGAGGAACCGACAGATCATATTGAAGATATGCTGAAGCAGATTTTATTTAAAATAGATGAAGTTGTGAAAATTGATTTTTCTAGTGATCAAAATTTAATCAAAGGACTGATGCTCCATCTCAAAGCCGCGCTTACAAGAATGAAATTTCAGATGAATATTCGGAATGAAGTTTTAGAAGTGATTAAAAGTGAATATCCATTAGCTTTTCAGATCGCAGTAATTGCAAGCAGTGTCATTGAGAAAATGGAAACGATTCATGTAGATGAAAATGAGATTGGGTATATTGCCATTCATTTTGGTGCGGCTTTAAGCCGTAAAGGGATAAAAGATGAGGCAAATTTAAAGAAAGCAATTATTGTATGTGCAACGGGAATTGGGACTGCAATTTTAATAAAAACCAAAATAGAAGAACATTTTAAAAATCAGATTCAAGTCGTTAAAACGATAGCTGGGTATGAACTTGATGAAATCGCAGTAAATGATATTGATATCATTTTGACAACGATACCGATAGAACATATACAGTCTGAAAAGATTATGCGCGTAACAAATTTATTAAATAAAAATGAATTAGACAGCATTGAGAATTATCTTTTTAGGGCGGGGATACATGAGGAGATCGCGTATGAGAAATTTTTCAGTGAAGATTGTTTCTATAAAAATATGCCGTTTAAAAATAAACAAGAAGTTTTAGATTTTATGACAAATGAGATGATCAAGAGAAAGTATATGAGTGAGCAAACCAAACTTTCTGTATTTGAAAGAGAAGGAGCATCATCCACTGAAATCGGCAATTTAGTCGCAATACCGCATCCAATGTATAACGATATGGATCTATCTTCGATTGCAATTTTGATTTTGGATAAACCGATTCTATGGGATGAACAGCCTGTGCAAGTCGTGTTTTTAATCAATATAGCAAAAGATAACGCTGCTTTATGGGAAACTGTTTTTTTGAAATTGTTTGAATATTTGGTTAAAGAAAATGGAGTTAAGGCTCTGATTAGAGAAAAATCTTATCAAAAATTTATGAAAAGTTTTAGGAGAAGGTGGACTTTGTGA
- a CDS encoding PTS galactitol transporter subunit IIC codes for MEILSFVQYFVDLGPAVMLPIVIFIVALCLGQSIGKALKSGISIGIGFIGIGLVISLMLNNLAKAAVAMSENFGISMSIIDIGWPGSSPMTWASDIALVAIPVAIAVNLVMLALRMTRVVNIDIWNIWHFAFTGALVHIATGSYALGIVGVILHAAFAYKLGDWFAPIAEDYFGLEGIALPHGTTGYLAPISVPINCLLDRIPVIKDININPGQIEKRFGVIGDPAIMGAIMGVMIGILAGYDVRGILTLGIQMASVIILMPQVVKHIMTGLLPVSEAAKAMLQKRFKNSKFYIGLDCALLLGDPVVVTASLLFIPITIFLAAIIPGNQILPFGDLATIGFFVAMAVGVHGGNLFRTIITGSVVMSFTIWIANQTIGLHTILAKNAGQLTDASAKIASLDQGGSPITYILTQVFHTTNVTGLLCVGGFYLACVVFTYFWYKKGQQKMAVAEVREVQKGMAK; via the coding sequence ATGGAAATATTATCTTTTGTACAGTACTTTGTAGATTTGGGACCGGCAGTTATGCTGCCAATTGTTATTTTTATTGTAGCGTTATGCTTAGGGCAATCCATTGGTAAAGCTTTAAAGTCTGGTATTTCGATTGGCATTGGTTTTATTGGTATTGGATTGGTAATTAGTTTAATGCTAAATAATTTGGCAAAGGCTGCAGTTGCCATGTCTGAAAACTTTGGTATTAGCATGAGTATCATTGATATTGGTTGGCCGGGGTCTTCACCCATGACATGGGCAAGCGATATTGCATTGGTTGCAATTCCAGTTGCTATTGCAGTCAACCTGGTCATGCTGGCATTAAGAATGACGAGAGTCGTTAATATTGATATTTGGAATATTTGGCATTTTGCTTTTACAGGTGCACTGGTTCATATTGCAACCGGTAGCTATGCCCTTGGTATTGTCGGGGTTATCCTACATGCGGCATTTGCTTATAAGCTGGGCGATTGGTTTGCACCAATTGCAGAAGATTATTTCGGATTAGAGGGCATTGCGTTGCCACATGGTACAACTGGTTACCTCGCACCAATTTCAGTACCCATTAATTGTTTATTAGATAGAATTCCAGTGATTAAAGATATTAACATTAATCCGGGGCAAATCGAAAAACGATTTGGTGTTATTGGTGACCCTGCAATTATGGGAGCCATTATGGGCGTTATGATTGGGATTCTTGCAGGATATGATGTACGGGGAATCTTAACGTTGGGTATTCAAATGGCCTCGGTTATCATTCTTATGCCACAGGTAGTAAAACATATTATGACCGGGTTGCTTCCTGTTTCAGAAGCAGCAAAAGCAATGTTACAAAAGCGTTTTAAAAATAGTAAATTCTACATTGGCCTTGATTGTGCATTGCTACTTGGGGACCCGGTCGTGGTAACAGCTTCGCTTTTGTTTATTCCAATTACGATATTTTTAGCAGCAATTATTCCCGGAAATCAAATTCTTCCTTTTGGTGATTTAGCAACGATTGGTTTCTTTGTAGCAATGGCGGTTGGGGTTCATGGTGGAAATTTGTTTAGAACCATCATTACTGGCTCGGTGGTCATGAGTTTTACAATTTGGATAGCAAACCAGACGATTGGTTTACATACAATATTAGCAAAAAATGCAGGCCAATTGACAGATGCAAGTGCGAAAATTGCCTCTCTTGACCAAGGTGGCAGCCCCATTACTTATATTTTAACGCAAGTATTCCATACAACAAATGTAACTGGACTCCTTTGTGTTGGCGGTTTTTATCTTGCTTGTGTCGTATTTACTTATTTTTGGTATAAAAAAGGACAACAGAAAATGGCTGTTGCTGAGGTTAGGGAAGTTCAAAAGGGGATGGCTAAATAA
- the dcuC gene encoding C4-dicarboxylate transporter DcuC: MLEIFIAAVVTMGMGFFVIKKYKPQPIILLGGLVLLGCALLMGKGIIANKQSLGIGWFDIFKVVEDLMSKRVAGLGLMIMSVAGYVRFMDKIGANKVFVNLGVKPLKCVRSPYLVLALGFFVGQIMKMAITSAAGLGVLLMGTMFPILVSLGASRAAAAAVIVTTSCIDLGPVAASSQLVAKNSGIEAMVYFLNYQLPIVAIVLPLIAILHYFTQKWFDKRSGHIAVRKEETIELQQEDGKNLPPAIYALLPILPLILIFVFNPVFGSKAKMTLISSILIGMFISMVFEYIRHRNAQTVFGSVQSFFDGMGSSFASVVTLIIAAETFSTGLTVIGAIHHIIEATETAGVGSWSMIIVMQGVITGASLLTGSGDASLFSFAGLVPAIAERMNIDPAHVLLPMQFSGTIARAVSPISGVCVAVAGLAMVSPIDIAKRTAIPMAGALLATTIASFLFF; this comes from the coding sequence ATGCTGGAGATCTTTATTGCAGCGGTTGTTACTATGGGAATGGGCTTTTTTGTAATAAAAAAATATAAACCACAGCCAATTATTCTACTGGGCGGTTTGGTATTGCTCGGCTGTGCACTACTGATGGGAAAAGGAATTATTGCCAATAAACAAAGCTTAGGAATAGGCTGGTTTGATATTTTTAAGGTAGTCGAAGATTTAATGAGTAAGCGGGTTGCCGGGCTGGGGCTTATGATTATGTCGGTAGCCGGATATGTGCGATTTATGGATAAGATAGGAGCTAATAAAGTGTTTGTCAATTTAGGTGTTAAACCACTGAAATGTGTTCGTTCACCTTATCTTGTACTTGCATTAGGTTTTTTTGTTGGGCAGATCATGAAGATGGCGATTACAAGTGCAGCTGGCTTAGGTGTATTATTGATGGGGACTATGTTTCCGATCCTTGTAAGCTTAGGTGCCAGCCGAGCGGCAGCGGCAGCGGTGATTGTTACGACTTCTTGTATTGATCTTGGACCGGTAGCCGCATCTTCTCAATTGGTAGCTAAGAACTCCGGGATAGAAGCCATGGTGTATTTTTTGAACTATCAGTTGCCAATTGTGGCAATTGTTTTGCCGCTTATTGCAATTTTGCATTATTTTACGCAGAAATGGTTTGATAAAAGGAGTGGACATATAGCAGTTCGGAAGGAAGAAACAATCGAACTGCAGCAGGAAGACGGTAAGAATTTACCACCAGCTATATATGCTTTATTGCCGATACTGCCACTGATTTTAATTTTTGTGTTCAATCCTGTATTTGGTTCCAAGGCAAAAATGACACTGATTAGTTCAATTTTAATTGGAATGTTTATTAGTATGGTATTTGAGTATATTCGTCATAGAAATGCACAAACGGTGTTTGGCAGTGTGCAAAGTTTTTTTGATGGGATGGGAAGTTCTTTTGCATCGGTCGTTACCTTGATAATAGCGGCTGAAACTTTTTCAACAGGGTTAACTGTCATTGGAGCAATTCATCATATTATTGAGGCAACAGAAACAGCAGGGGTGGGCTCATGGTCGATGATTATTGTTATGCAGGGCGTCATTACTGGTGCATCACTCTTAACAGGTTCAGGAGATGCTTCTCTCTTTTCTTTTGCCGGATTAGTGCCTGCAATAGCCGAGCGCATGAATATTGATCCAGCTCACGTTTTGCTTCCGATGCAGTTTTCCGGTACGATTGCCCGGGCGGTTTCGCCGATTTCTGGTGTTTGTGTTGCAGTTGCGGGCTTGGCCATGGTTTCACCCATTGATATTGCAAAAAGAACAGCAATCCCTATGGCAGGGGCATTGTTGGCTACGACGATTGCTAGTTTTCTTTTCTTTTAA
- a CDS encoding LysR family transcriptional regulator yields the protein MLLKQIQYFMAVAECKHFTRAADRLFVSQSALSQQITKLENDLCVKLINRINHPIELTPAGQDFMQYAIKILDDISALQNQLQKYRPCQGQNTIRIGMITGLGNINIADILSSFNTKFSDINFTLTNNLSKELCRKLNDDELDLALFAAPYNIKDYDFDFISLGKEDFVCIVPKLHSFAQKKMLNLKDAKDEKFIFPSPENVSYDIFLTECRRSGFSPHIISYCNEPGRRVDLVNAGLGISLISLSGLQYYNCPDITVLPLAKPFYKHIVLARKKQKHTFSSLQTFWNYIQKYEADYHYV from the coding sequence ATGCTATTAAAACAAATTCAATATTTTATGGCAGTTGCCGAGTGTAAACATTTCACACGTGCTGCTGATCGTCTTTTCGTCTCACAATCCGCCTTATCACAACAAATTACCAAACTAGAAAATGACCTTTGCGTTAAACTCATCAACCGCATTAATCATCCTATAGAATTGACACCCGCCGGACAAGATTTTATGCAATACGCGATCAAAATTCTTGATGACATCTCGGCATTGCAAAATCAGTTGCAAAAATATCGTCCGTGCCAAGGACAAAATACCATTCGCATTGGTATGATTACAGGACTTGGCAATATCAATATCGCGGATATCCTCTCCTCGTTCAATACTAAATTTTCAGATATTAATTTTACCTTGACCAATAACCTGAGTAAGGAGCTTTGCCGCAAACTAAATGATGACGAACTTGATTTGGCACTTTTTGCTGCACCCTACAACATCAAAGATTATGATTTTGATTTCATCTCACTAGGAAAAGAAGATTTTGTTTGCATTGTCCCTAAGCTCCATTCCTTTGCCCAAAAGAAGATGCTTAATCTTAAAGACGCCAAAGATGAAAAATTCATTTTTCCTTCACCCGAAAATGTATCCTATGACATCTTCCTGACCGAATGCCGCAGATCTGGGTTCTCCCCCCATATTATCAGCTATTGTAACGAACCGGGCCGCAGAGTTGATCTGGTAAACGCAGGTCTAGGTATATCGCTGATCTCTCTGAGTGGTCTGCAATACTACAACTGCCCTGATATTACCGTTCTCCCGCTCGCTAAACCTTTTTATAAACACATCGTGCTCGCCCGCAAAAAACAGAAGCACACATTTTCATCACTTCAAACATTTTGGAATTATATACAAAAATACGAGGCTGACTATCATTATGTGTAA
- the gatB gene encoding PTS galactitol transporter subunit IIB — protein sequence MKKVIVACGGAVATSTVAANEIKELCKANGIEVEILQIRMSEIESSLQGIDLIVTTMKIKRDYGLPYVNGMAFLTGINKAETEEKILGYLK from the coding sequence ATGAAAAAAGTAATTGTAGCTTGTGGTGGTGCGGTAGCAACATCGACCGTTGCGGCAAATGAGATTAAAGAGCTGTGCAAGGCAAATGGTATTGAAGTGGAAATTTTACAAATTCGAATGTCTGAAATTGAAAGTAGTTTACAAGGGATAGATTTAATTGTAACTACGATGAAAATCAAAAGAGATTATGGGTTGCCCTATGTAAATGGTATGGCTTTTTTAACGGGGATCAATAAAGCAGAAACAGAAGAGAAAATATTAGGATATTTAAAATAA
- a CDS encoding Hsp20/alpha crystallin family protein — protein MFDLVPFRSQGNIAKKGDAFDRLFDYFLEQPFSAMGKLHSTFKVDVKDNGSVYELVAELPGIQKEDIALQYENNYLTITAKREEQSEDKNENYVCRERHFGSMQRSFFISDIARENITAEFKDGVLKVALPKVNPNENYKQIEIH, from the coding sequence ATGTTTGATTTAGTACCATTCCGATCTCAAGGCAATATTGCTAAAAAAGGAGATGCTTTCGACCGTCTATTCGATTACTTTTTAGAGCAACCGTTTAGCGCAATGGGCAAGCTCCATTCTACATTTAAGGTGGATGTCAAAGATAACGGTTCTGTATATGAATTGGTCGCTGAACTACCGGGTATCCAAAAGGAAGATATTGCATTGCAGTATGAAAACAACTATTTAACAATCACTGCAAAGCGTGAAGAACAATCTGAAGATAAAAATGAAAACTATGTTTGCCGTGAACGCCATTTCGGTTCTATGCAGCGCAGCTTTTTCATTAGCGATATTGCCAGAGAAAACATCACCGCAGAATTTAAAGATGGTGTACTAAAGGTGGCTTTGCCAAAAGTGAATCCAAACGAGAATTATAAACAAATTGAAATTCATTGA
- a CDS encoding M20 family metallopeptidase: MKTFELSQYLEELKDMVNVDSVSSESMGTTRIANMMKEKYESIGWRVKKHQFAPSIGPCLEITNGEASHYDVLILAHMDTVFPVGTAKQRPFSIRGNRAYGPGVIDCKAGMLSGFYALQYLTQQGELEDKAVCVFLNSDHEGISSKYSQHYSQSLAKKSRYVLVLEAGRANGNLVNKRKGIGRYYITVHGVAAHAGVDHKSGRNAIEELAHWILALQGRTDYVKETTLNIGMVSGGDSISAVPAEAKAALDIRYYDVEEAKAIELLMQDLIANPHIEGTTAEFTGGITRPPMLPTEKTMQLCQVIDDIGAEIGVDFGWMASGGGSDGSFAAAIGTPTIDGLGPVGGGAHSSGEYMEIDTIIPRYELLCRTLMHILREKV, encoded by the coding sequence ATGAAGACATTCGAATTATCGCAATATTTAGAAGAATTGAAAGACATGGTAAACGTTGATAGTGTTTCATCTGAATCCATGGGAACAACACGGATCGCTAATATGATGAAAGAAAAATATGAAAGTATTGGGTGGCGGGTAAAAAAGCATCAATTCGCACCAAGTATTGGCCCTTGTCTGGAAATTACCAATGGTGAGGCTTCTCATTATGATGTTTTAATCCTAGCTCATATGGATACAGTTTTTCCGGTAGGAACAGCAAAACAACGTCCTTTCTCGATTCGTGGAAATCGTGCATATGGTCCTGGTGTTATTGATTGCAAAGCTGGGATGCTTAGTGGATTTTATGCATTGCAGTATTTAACACAGCAAGGTGAACTTGAAGATAAAGCCGTTTGCGTGTTTCTAAATAGTGATCATGAGGGAATTAGCTCCAAATATTCACAACACTACTCGCAATCTCTGGCAAAAAAAAGCCGATATGTGCTTGTGTTAGAAGCAGGTCGTGCCAATGGTAATCTGGTCAATAAGCGAAAAGGCATTGGGCGTTATTATATTACAGTTCATGGCGTGGCAGCGCATGCTGGTGTTGATCATAAAAGTGGCAGAAATGCGATTGAGGAGTTGGCGCATTGGATACTGGCGTTGCAAGGGCGTACCGATTATGTGAAAGAAACCACACTGAATATTGGGATGGTGTCAGGTGGAGATTCAATTAGTGCAGTTCCCGCCGAAGCAAAAGCAGCACTGGATATTCGTTATTACGATGTGGAGGAAGCAAAAGCCATTGAACTTCTGATGCAAGATTTGATAGCGAATCCGCATATAGAGGGAACAACAGCAGAGTTTACTGGTGGGATAACGCGTCCGCCAATGCTGCCGACAGAAAAGACGATGCAGCTTTGTCAGGTAATTGATGATATCGGGGCAGAAATCGGTGTGGATTTTGGCTGGATGGCAAGTGGAGGCGGTTCTGATGGAAGTTTTGCCGCAGCAATAGGTACACCGACGATTGATGGATTAGGCCCAGTTGGTGGCGGGGCGCATAGCTCAGGAGAATATATGGAAATTGATACGATTATACCACGATATGAACTTTTGTGTAGAACGTTAATGCATATTTTAAGAGAAAAAGTATGA